The following coding sequences lie in one Posidoniimonas polymericola genomic window:
- a CDS encoding PEP-CTERM sorting domain-containing protein (PEP-CTERM proteins occur, often in large numbers, in the proteomes of bacteria that also encode an exosortase, a predicted intramembrane cysteine proteinase. The presence of a PEP-CTERM domain at a protein's C-terminus predicts cleavage within the sorting domain, followed by covalent anchoring to some some component of the (usually Gram-negative) cell surface. Many PEP-CTERM proteins exhibit an unusual sequence composition that includes large numbers of potential glycosylation sites. Expression of one such protein has been shown restore the ability of a bacterium to form floc, a type of biofilm.) — MRSTSLTAIAAGVLAAALAAQCSAATIYAVNDIGLVKRFSGIASGANPVTDGSFGGGSGVLVATIPGYGEYQGMTFAPGGGVLGVNPGGDVVQWSGIADWLANATPAVLAADVFADKTNGNGAAAGGGAGTIHGLSYDGGTGGFYVTLEADDDTDGDVRQYASLADLLTDTGANLAAPYGGNLLNFYYPDEDAPSNRDAPNDTPGANYFQIAGNGQLEGFLSLADYASDPNNRTFQQGFGSGLRAAFAVPEPSALWLTAFAAASAFRRRRASVSH, encoded by the coding sequence ATGAGGTCCACCAGTCTGACAGCCATCGCGGCCGGCGTGCTCGCGGCGGCGCTCGCCGCGCAGTGCTCGGCGGCGACAATCTACGCCGTGAACGACATCGGCCTGGTCAAGCGGTTCTCCGGCATCGCCAGCGGCGCCAACCCCGTTACCGACGGCTCCTTTGGCGGCGGTTCGGGCGTGCTGGTCGCCACGATCCCGGGCTACGGCGAGTACCAGGGGATGACCTTCGCGCCCGGCGGCGGCGTGCTGGGCGTGAACCCGGGCGGCGACGTCGTGCAGTGGTCGGGCATTGCTGACTGGCTGGCCAACGCCACCCCTGCCGTGCTGGCCGCCGACGTCTTCGCCGACAAGACCAACGGCAACGGCGCCGCTGCGGGCGGCGGTGCGGGCACGATCCACGGCCTCAGCTACGACGGCGGGACCGGCGGCTTCTACGTGACCCTCGAGGCAGATGACGACACCGACGGCGACGTCCGCCAGTACGCCAGCCTCGCCGATCTGCTCACGGATACGGGGGCCAATCTGGCCGCTCCGTACGGCGGCAACCTGCTGAACTTCTACTACCCCGATGAGGACGCGCCCAGCAACCGGGACGCACCGAACGACACCCCCGGGGCCAACTACTTCCAGATCGCCGGCAACGGCCAGCTCGAGGGCTTCCTGAGCCTGGCGGACTACGCCTCGGACCCGAACAACCGGACCTTCCAACAAGGCTTTGGTTCGGGACTGCGGGCCGCGTTTGCCGTCCCCGAGCCCTCGGCGTTGTGGCTCACAGCGTTCGCAGCCGCGTCGGCGTTCCGGCGTCGCCGAGCGAGCGTTTCTCACTAA